One region of bacterium genomic DNA includes:
- the folE gene encoding GTP cyclohydrolase I FolE: MEDLITKLIEALGEDPKREGLVDTPKRVSSSLKYLTSGYLEDPVDVLKKAIFIEEYDEMVIVKDIELFSLCEHHLLPFFGRCNVAYIPDKKIVGLSKIARVVDIYARRLQVQERLTTQIANTINDVLQPKGVAVVIEALHLCMTMRGVEKQNPRIITSSMLGLFRKNKSTRMEFMELIKNVSS, translated from the coding sequence ATGGAAGATTTAATAACAAAGCTCATTGAGGCACTTGGAGAAGACCCAAAGAGGGAAGGGTTGGTTGATACACCAAAAAGGGTTTCTTCTTCCCTTAAATATTTGACATCTGGCTATTTGGAAGACCCTGTTGATGTATTAAAAAAGGCAATATTTATTGAGGAATATGATGAGATGGTAATAGTTAAGGACATAGAGCTCTTTAGCCTTTGTGAGCATCATCTTCTGCCATTCTTTGGAAGGTGTAATGTTGCTTATATTCCAGATAAAAAGATAGTAGGATTATCCAAAATTGCAAGGGTTGTTGATATTTATGCAAGGAGGCTTCAGGTTCAAGAGCGTCTTACTACACAGATAGCAAATACAATTAACGATGTTTTGCAACCAAAGGGTGTTGCCGTTGTAATAGAGGCTTTACACCTCTGTATGACAATGAGGGGTGTTGAAAAGCAGAATCCTCGCATTATTACATCCTCTATGCTTGGCTTATTTAGAAAAAATAAAAGCACAAGGATGGAGTTTATGGAGCTTATAAAAAATGTATCTTCTTGA